AAGTACCGAAATAAACATCTATTTGATCTTGAACGCCATAATGTTCTCCTGTACCTGCACCTGTTGCGCCCATAGTACCTAAACCATGCGCATCATCAACCAAAAGTCTGAAATTATATTTTTTCTTTAATTCGGCAACGCCTTTTAAATTACCGACGGCACCCGACATTCCGAAAACACCTTCGGTTATAACAAGAACACCGCCGCCTTGTTCATCAGCTAAACGAGTTGCATTAATCAAACGTTTTTCTAAGCTTTCCATGTCATTATGCGCATAACTAAAACGTTTAGAATTTGTCATACGCATTCCGTCAATAATACAAGCATGTGCTTCCGCATCGTAAACAATAACATCACGACCACGTTTATCACACAGGCAATCAATAATTGAAGTCATTCCCTGGTAACCGAAATTCAAAAGGTATGCCGCTTCTTTTTGCTCAAATGCAGCAAGTTCATTTTCGAGTTGAATATGATATTTTGTTTGTCCAGACATTGCTCTGGCACCCATCGGATAAGCCATTCCATATTTCTCACACGCTTCGGCATCCGCTTTTCTAACTTCCGGATGATTAGCTAAACCTAAATAATTATTAATACTCCATACCAGGCGTTCCTTACCGTTAAACATCATACGGGGACCAAGTTCACCCTCTAATTGAGGAAAAATAAAATAGCCTTCTGCCATTTTTTGATATTGTCCTAACGGACCAGCATCTTTTGAAAATTTGTCAAATAAATCCATATATAATTATTTTTTACAATCTGCAAAGATAGCTTTTTTAAATTAAGAATTATGGGTTAAAAATTAAGATTTTTTGAAATAAAATTTATTATTAAAACGAATGTATTACT
Above is a genomic segment from Bacteroidales bacterium containing:
- a CDS encoding aminotransferase class I/II-fold pyridoxal phosphate-dependent enzyme; the protein is MDLFDKFSKDAGPLGQYQKMAEGYFIFPQLEGELGPRMMFNGKERLVWSINNYLGLANHPEVRKADAEACEKYGMAYPMGARAMSGQTKYHIQLENELAAFEQKEAAYLLNFGYQGMTSIIDCLCDKRGRDVIVYDAEAHACIIDGMRMTNSKRFSYAHNDMESLEKRLINATRLADEQGGGVLVITEGVFGMSGAVGNLKGVAELKKKYNFRLLVDDAHGLGTMGATGAGTGEHYGVQDQIDVYFGTFAKSFAGIGAFVAADKYIIDFLKYNMRSQIYAKSLPMPMTIGALKRLEMVRNMPELKENLWKIVNALQSGLRERGFNLGRTQSCVTPVFLNGSVSEATNLALELREHYNIFCSIVVYPVIPKGEIIFRLIPTAAHTLEDVEYTLNAFGKVKAKLDSGVYETGNIPKFPELI